From Salinirubellus salinus, the proteins below share one genomic window:
- a CDS encoding matrixin translates to MRRLAPVVLCATLVVLAGCSTGLPGGPTGLAGTPGDDTDPVSTPTPRPTLAPGESPFPDRPLVVSVSNEVNQSRDFEPLVAETLAYWEANAEQYAGYEVDYRLDPDATDPDFSVRFVAGIDECGSERGHPAGCAPVVEKRGQFDPPHDVRIQGGFSDASTLAVLKHEFGHTLGLRHDDAPAEVMRAESVLTTLPRTDAVNESYAWNGSELSVYVDLGATPQRDRDELNRQVDETLAYFERGAGETVADDVSFVRTQNRTAADVVIQVGGETPCERDRGSCRYVGGLDPDGDGRLETFERLEVYVLGLEPEAVGWHVGRHVGYGLSLNTEDEYPEPLQTDASFGERRSDWWESG, encoded by the coding sequence ATGCGCCGTCTCGCGCCAGTCGTGTTGTGTGCCACTCTCGTGGTACTCGCCGGCTGTTCGACCGGCCTCCCCGGCGGGCCGACGGGACTCGCCGGAACGCCCGGCGACGACACCGACCCGGTGTCCACCCCCACGCCGCGACCGACGCTCGCGCCGGGAGAGAGTCCGTTCCCCGACCGCCCGCTCGTGGTCAGCGTCTCGAACGAGGTGAACCAGTCACGCGACTTCGAGCCGCTCGTGGCCGAGACACTCGCGTACTGGGAGGCGAACGCGGAGCAGTACGCCGGCTACGAGGTCGACTACCGGCTCGACCCGGACGCCACGGACCCGGACTTCTCGGTCCGGTTCGTCGCGGGGATCGACGAGTGTGGCTCCGAGCGAGGCCACCCGGCCGGCTGTGCCCCGGTCGTCGAGAAACGCGGTCAGTTCGACCCGCCCCACGACGTCCGCATCCAGGGTGGGTTCTCCGACGCCTCGACGCTGGCGGTGCTGAAACACGAGTTCGGCCACACGCTCGGCCTGCGTCACGACGACGCCCCGGCCGAGGTGATGCGAGCCGAGTCCGTCCTGACGACGCTCCCACGGACCGACGCCGTGAACGAGTCCTACGCGTGGAACGGGTCGGAGCTCTCGGTGTACGTCGACCTCGGTGCCACCCCCCAGCGCGACCGCGACGAGTTGAACCGACAGGTCGACGAGACGCTCGCGTACTTCGAGCGCGGAGCCGGGGAGACGGTCGCGGACGACGTCTCGTTCGTCCGCACGCAGAACCGGACCGCCGCCGACGTCGTGATACAGGTCGGTGGTGAGACCCCCTGCGAGCGCGACCGTGGCTCCTGTCGGTACGTCGGTGGCCTGGACCCGGACGGCGACGGCCGACTGGAGACGTTCGAGCGGCTAGAGGTGTACGTGCTGGGGCTGGAACCCGAGGCAGTCGGGTGGCACGTCGGCCGGCACGTGGGCTACGGACTGTCGCTGAACACCGAGGACGAGTACCCCGAACCGCTGCAGACGGACGCCTCGTTCGGTGAGCGCCGGTCCGACTGGTGGGAGTCGGGATAG
- a CDS encoding UvrD-helicase domain-containing protein codes for MTDPEVTRLFGGPGSGKTTALLDRVDDLLDDGVDVRDILVVSYTRAAAQEIRERLAERLDRSPKSLKGNVCTMHAKAYELLNLSRGDVVGEKHKEEFCDDYGIEFEDEYEGSRRRSSRSTTIGNKIIATSQWLQRTRRDVADWYDVPFQWNEEEVRLPPDIDPNAQTGNKYTPTWPSDDDRIDVPEVIRAWRAYKGEQGVVGFADMLERVQQRSLLPNVNHLVIDEFQDITTLQYAVYEEWRPHMDTVFIAGDDDQVVYAWQGADPNLLLDERVDIDEVLPNSYRLPSRILNVVNREIRHIEKRQEKDLKPRKEGGRVEAVRSPSMLELVRNIRATVEEDEDASVMVLFRARYQMFQFVDEFVSQGIPFVSLTDTRLWTDRLQGYIRAIEKLDEEQPVTGLEARRLAEMLAESAFGTNERDDLFDALDDLKEETGIDDLEELELSHDEVREYAPFAPSPASAADMLSRVSNFQERSVKAYFKGEYRGMDPNRVRVGTIHSAKGREADHVFVATDLTEKVVEQMAATHPDPENVAGVTEFTKNADPVPTLTDNERRVFYVGMSRARERLVLLEDLVDGAPTLPIDVLLYNELTDKTLQEMVEECQEPMDVEAEAKAPGADD; via the coding sequence ATGACCGACCCGGAAGTCACCCGCCTGTTCGGTGGTCCCGGCAGCGGGAAGACGACCGCCCTCCTCGACCGCGTGGACGACCTGCTGGACGATGGCGTCGACGTGCGGGACATCCTCGTCGTCTCGTACACCCGTGCGGCCGCACAGGAGATCCGCGAGCGACTCGCCGAGCGACTCGACCGCTCGCCCAAGTCGTTGAAGGGCAACGTCTGTACGATGCACGCGAAGGCGTACGAACTGCTGAACCTCTCGCGTGGCGACGTCGTCGGCGAGAAACACAAGGAGGAGTTCTGCGACGACTACGGCATCGAGTTCGAGGACGAGTACGAGGGCTCGCGCCGCCGCTCCTCGCGCTCGACGACCATCGGCAACAAGATCATCGCCACCAGTCAGTGGCTCCAGCGGACCCGCCGCGACGTGGCCGACTGGTACGACGTCCCCTTCCAGTGGAACGAGGAGGAGGTCCGCCTGCCGCCGGACATCGACCCGAACGCCCAGACCGGCAACAAGTACACGCCGACGTGGCCGAGCGACGACGACCGCATCGACGTCCCCGAGGTCATCCGTGCGTGGCGGGCCTACAAGGGCGAGCAGGGGGTCGTCGGCTTCGCCGACATGCTCGAACGGGTCCAGCAGCGCTCGCTCCTGCCGAACGTGAACCACCTCGTCATCGACGAGTTCCAGGACATCACCACGCTCCAGTACGCCGTCTACGAGGAGTGGCGCCCGCACATGGACACGGTGTTCATCGCCGGCGACGACGACCAGGTCGTCTACGCGTGGCAGGGCGCCGACCCCAACCTCCTGCTGGACGAGCGGGTCGACATCGACGAGGTGCTGCCGAACTCCTACCGCCTCCCCTCGCGCATCCTGAACGTCGTCAACCGGGAGATACGGCACATCGAGAAGCGACAGGAGAAGGACCTCAAGCCCCGGAAGGAGGGCGGGCGGGTGGAGGCCGTCCGGAGCCCGTCGATGCTCGAACTCGTCCGGAACATCCGCGCCACGGTCGAGGAAGACGAGGACGCGAGCGTGATGGTCCTGTTCCGTGCGCGGTACCAGATGTTCCAGTTCGTCGACGAGTTCGTCTCCCAGGGGATCCCGTTCGTCTCGCTGACGGACACGCGGCTCTGGACCGACCGCCTGCAGGGGTACATCAGGGCCATCGAGAAACTCGACGAGGAACAGCCGGTGACGGGACTGGAGGCCCGCCGGCTGGCCGAGATGCTCGCCGAGTCCGCGTTCGGCACGAACGAGCGCGACGACCTGTTCGACGCGCTGGACGACCTGAAGGAGGAGACGGGCATCGACGACCTCGAGGAACTCGAACTGAGCCACGACGAGGTGCGGGAGTACGCGCCGTTCGCCCCGTCGCCGGCCAGCGCCGCGGACATGCTCAGCCGCGTCTCGAACTTCCAGGAGCGCTCGGTGAAGGCGTACTTCAAGGGCGAGTACCGGGGGATGGACCCCAACCGGGTGCGGGTGGGCACCATCCACTCGGCGAAGGGTCGCGAGGCCGACCACGTGTTCGTCGCCACCGACCTGACCGAGAAGGTGGTCGAGCAGATGGCCGCCACCCACCCCGACCCGGAGAACGTCGCCGGCGTCACCGAGTTCACGAAGAACGCCGACCCCGTCCCCACGCTGACCGACAACGAGCGACGCGTCTTCTACGTCGGGATGTCCCGTGCCCGCGAGCGGCTCGTCCTGCTCGAGGACCTCGTCGACGGGGCGCCCACGCTCCCCATCGACGTGTTGCTGTACAACGAACTCACCGACAAGACGCTCCAGGAGATGGTCGAGGAGTGTCAGGAGCCGATGGACGTCGAGGCGGAGGCGAAGGCGCCCGGCGCCGACGACTGA
- a CDS encoding riboflavin synthase: MFTGIVEETGEVVRREETEGGLRLRVQASFADELEVGQSVAVSGACLTVEDFDSETFELFLSRETVEKTYLGEVAVGDVVNLERALPADGRFDGHFVQGHVDGTAEVVDVEQVGDVPASEASGGSSYERSEYDGDWTFTFSLPESMGRYVVPKGSICVDGISLTVADLRDGEFDVAIIPETYRLTNLAAKAAGDPVHLEVDVVAKYVESLTEGYR; this comes from the coding sequence ATGTTCACCGGCATCGTCGAGGAGACGGGCGAGGTCGTGCGTCGCGAGGAGACCGAGGGCGGGTTGCGCCTGCGAGTGCAAGCGTCGTTCGCGGACGAACTCGAGGTCGGGCAGTCCGTGGCGGTGTCGGGGGCCTGCCTCACGGTCGAGGACTTCGACAGCGAGACGTTCGAGCTGTTCCTCTCCCGCGAGACCGTCGAGAAGACGTATCTGGGGGAGGTGGCGGTCGGTGACGTCGTCAACCTCGAGCGGGCGCTGCCGGCCGACGGTCGGTTCGACGGCCACTTCGTGCAGGGGCACGTCGACGGCACGGCCGAGGTGGTCGACGTGGAGCAGGTGGGGGACGTCCCCGCGAGCGAAGCGAGCGGGGGCTCGTCGTACGAGCGAAGCGAGTACGACGGTGACTGGACGTTCACCTTCTCGCTGCCCGAGTCGATGGGCCGCTACGTCGTCCCGAAGGGCTCCATCTGCGTGGACGGCATCTCGCTCACCGTCGCCGACCTCCGGGACGGGGAGTTCGACGTGGCCATCATCCCGGAGACCTACCGGCTGACGAACCTCGCGGCGAAGGCGGCTGGCGACCCGGTCCACCTCGAGGTCGACGTGGTGGCGAAGTACGTCGAGTCGCTGACCGAGGGGTACCGCTGA
- a CDS encoding nicotinate phosphoribosyltransferase, with the protein MEFDIVGSEAIREGRATDAYFLRTEEALDHAGRNPHVVCDVTADQFGTGDWEVLAGLKDAVALFEGLDIDVHALPEGTLFDGGPVMRIEGSYREFARYETSLLGFLSGASAQATAALEAVTAAGDEASVLSFGARHVHPAATAALERSALVGGVSGFSHVAAGEVIDREPGGTMPHALVISFGNGHQEDAWQAFDEAVAPEVPRVALVDTYTDEVDEAIRAAEAIDLDSVRLDTTGSRRGDFRHIAREVRWELDVRGHEDVGIFVSGGLGPSEIRQLRDVVEGFGVGSYISNADPVDFSLDIVEVESEPAAKRGKLSGTKQVYRTPDGGHAVALEGTAVEGEPLLEPVVEDGEVVGTFDLEAATERCAADAARVGFGDGE; encoded by the coding sequence ATGGAGTTCGACATCGTCGGGAGCGAGGCCATCCGCGAGGGCCGGGCGACCGACGCCTACTTCCTCCGGACGGAGGAGGCACTCGACCACGCCGGCCGGAACCCGCACGTCGTCTGCGACGTGACCGCAGACCAGTTCGGGACCGGTGACTGGGAGGTGCTCGCCGGCCTGAAGGACGCCGTGGCGCTGTTCGAGGGGCTCGACATCGACGTCCACGCGCTCCCCGAGGGGACGCTGTTCGACGGCGGACCCGTGATGCGAATCGAGGGGTCGTACCGCGAGTTCGCCCGCTACGAGACCTCCCTGCTGGGGTTCCTCTCCGGCGCCTCCGCGCAGGCCACCGCCGCACTCGAGGCGGTCACGGCCGCCGGCGACGAGGCCAGCGTCCTCAGTTTCGGCGCCCGGCACGTCCACCCGGCGGCGACGGCCGCGCTGGAGCGCTCCGCGCTCGTCGGCGGCGTGAGTGGCTTCTCACACGTCGCCGCCGGCGAGGTCATCGACCGCGAACCTGGCGGGACGATGCCCCACGCGCTGGTCATCTCCTTCGGGAACGGTCACCAGGAGGACGCGTGGCAGGCGTTCGACGAGGCCGTCGCACCCGAGGTGCCGCGGGTCGCGCTCGTCGACACCTACACCGACGAGGTCGACGAGGCCATCCGGGCCGCGGAGGCCATCGACCTCGACAGCGTCCGGCTGGACACCACCGGGTCGCGGCGCGGCGACTTCCGCCACATCGCCCGCGAGGTCCGCTGGGAGCTCGACGTGCGAGGACACGAGGACGTGGGCATCTTCGTCTCGGGGGGACTGGGGCCGAGCGAGATCCGTCAGCTCCGGGACGTGGTCGAGGGGTTCGGCGTCGGCTCGTACATCTCGAACGCGGACCCCGTGGACTTCTCGCTGGACATCGTCGAGGTCGAGAGCGAACCCGCCGCCAAGCGAGGGAAGCTCTCGGGGACGAAGCAGGTGTACCGGACGCCCGACGGCGGGCACGCCGTGGCGCTCGAGGGGACCGCGGTCGAGGGCGAACCCCTGCTGGAACCGGTCGTCGAGGACGGCGAGGTCGTGGGGACGTTCGACCTCGAGGCGGCCACGGAGCGGTGTGCCGCGGACGCCGCGCGGGTCGGGTTCGGCGACGGGGAGTGA
- a CDS encoding MATE family efflux transporter has translation MDLGRLRAVWERVFSLAWPVMAEQTFRTAMRTTDVLVTALFSPAAVVAIGLADLYARFPLRIGLGLGGGAIALSSQDTGAGSVGSRDEAVTQAILVGFLLGLPFVVVGLLFGETAIELFGASDEVVGLGATYLAVVFATAPFRHVALVAARSLQGTGDTRTPMYVNVFANSLNISGSVVLGLGLFGAPRLEILGVGLATATANVVTATLLCAAIAGSWSEASFVRPRRLVLVRQLLQVSAPRVAEGFASELAEFPFNALLLGFPNGEAVNAGFQIGRRLYQQVTGPLSRGYNVAASVLVGQSLGEGDPADARYDGRAVAALGVLTVGTIGLLLALAAPWGVRLFASDPATVRYATDFARVYGLAGGVLVAFSALSGGLQGASETRIPFAARTTGMFGFFLGLSWLLGETLGFGPTGAYVGVVAAYAWMALVVTWGFERSDWAGRAAELMAERGSAS, from the coding sequence ATGGATCTCGGCCGGCTCCGCGCGGTCTGGGAGCGAGTGTTCTCGCTCGCGTGGCCGGTCATGGCCGAGCAGACGTTCCGCACCGCGATGCGGACGACGGACGTGCTCGTCACCGCGCTGTTCTCGCCGGCCGCCGTCGTCGCCATCGGCCTCGCGGACCTCTACGCCCGCTTCCCCCTCCGCATCGGCCTCGGGCTGGGCGGCGGCGCCATCGCGCTCTCCTCGCAGGACACCGGGGCCGGGAGCGTCGGGAGCCGCGACGAGGCGGTCACGCAGGCCATCCTCGTCGGCTTCCTGCTCGGCCTGCCGTTCGTCGTCGTCGGCCTCCTGTTCGGCGAGACGGCCATCGAGCTGTTCGGCGCGAGCGACGAGGTGGTCGGGCTCGGTGCGACGTACCTCGCCGTCGTCTTCGCCACCGCCCCGTTCCGGCACGTCGCGCTCGTCGCCGCCCGCTCGCTCCAGGGCACCGGCGACACCCGCACCCCGATGTACGTCAACGTGTTCGCCAACTCGCTGAACATCTCCGGGAGCGTCGTCCTCGGTCTCGGCCTGTTCGGCGCGCCGCGGCTGGAGATTCTCGGTGTCGGGCTCGCCACCGCGACGGCGAACGTCGTCACCGCCACGCTGCTCTGTGCGGCCATCGCCGGGTCGTGGAGCGAGGCGTCGTTCGTCCGACCCCGACGGCTCGTCCTCGTCCGACAGCTCCTGCAGGTGAGCGCCCCACGCGTCGCCGAGGGGTTCGCCTCCGAGCTCGCCGAGTTCCCGTTCAACGCCCTCCTGCTCGGGTTCCCGAACGGGGAGGCGGTGAACGCGGGCTTCCAGATCGGCCGGCGGCTCTACCAGCAGGTCACCGGCCCGCTCTCGCGGGGGTACAACGTCGCCGCGAGCGTCCTCGTGGGGCAGTCGCTCGGCGAGGGCGACCCCGCCGACGCCCGCTACGACGGCCGTGCGGTGGCGGCGCTCGGCGTCCTCACCGTCGGCACCATCGGCCTCCTCCTCGCGCTGGCCGCACCGTGGGGGGTCCGGCTGTTCGCCAGCGACCCCGCCACGGTCCGGTACGCGACCGACTTCGCCCGCGTCTACGGGCTGGCCGGCGGCGTCCTCGTCGCGTTCTCTGCGCTCTCGGGGGGCTTGCAGGGCGCGAGCGAGACGCGCATCCCGTTCGCCGCGCGGACGACCGGGATGTTCGGGTTCTTCCTCGGCCTCTCGTGGCTGCTGGGCGAGACGCTAGGCTTCGGTCCGACCGGGGCGTACGTCGGCGTCGTCGCCGCCTACGCGTGGATGGCGCTCGTCGTCACGTGGGGGTTCGAGCGCTCGGACTGGGCGGGCCGGGCGGCCGAGCTGATGGCCGAGCGTGGGAGTGCGAGCTAG
- a CDS encoding PrsW family intramembrane metalloprotease encodes MERDPVEARADDGLDLYDVSTWEPRTTIDRLSVGIYNGALTLGRVVFVLVALLIILAQFVLGGIGALFSTQPGAVALVALSVVPALALFAYVYSADVTSSEPLELVVGTFVLGILFAGFAAVVNTTLGGLQGVPIVGLFLFFFLVVGPVEETVKLLAVRLLPYRHESFDAVIDGAVYGAAAGLGFATIENALYISRGLTMSGQVVGGGGVGELIGMGAGITALRALAGPGHVIYSAFAGYYLGLAKFNPDRSGPIVVKGLLIASLIHATYNSLVSIVPGVANALFGVAPIVAFFGFVVVFDGVFGYILYRKLKRYAAAYHASRGDEIDEATFSPEVAEFDG; translated from the coding sequence ATGGAACGCGACCCGGTCGAAGCCCGGGCCGACGACGGACTCGACCTCTACGACGTCTCGACGTGGGAGCCACGCACCACCATCGACCGCCTCTCGGTCGGCATCTACAACGGGGCGCTGACACTCGGTCGGGTCGTGTTCGTGCTGGTGGCGCTCCTCATCATCCTCGCCCAGTTCGTACTGGGTGGCATCGGCGCGCTGTTCTCCACGCAGCCCGGTGCCGTCGCACTCGTCGCACTCTCGGTGGTGCCGGCGCTGGCCCTGTTCGCGTACGTCTACAGCGCGGACGTGACCAGTTCCGAACCGCTGGAACTCGTCGTCGGCACGTTCGTGCTCGGTATCCTGTTCGCCGGCTTCGCCGCCGTCGTGAACACCACGCTGGGCGGGCTACAGGGGGTCCCCATCGTCGGCCTGTTCCTCTTCTTCTTCCTCGTCGTCGGGCCCGTCGAGGAGACGGTCAAGTTACTCGCGGTCCGCCTGCTCCCCTACCGCCACGAGAGCTTCGACGCCGTCATCGACGGTGCGGTGTACGGGGCCGCCGCCGGGCTCGGGTTCGCCACCATCGAGAACGCGCTCTACATCTCCCGTGGCCTCACCATGAGCGGGCAGGTGGTCGGCGGGGGCGGCGTCGGCGAACTCATCGGGATGGGCGCTGGCATCACGGCGCTCCGGGCGCTCGCCGGGCCGGGCCACGTCATCTACTCCGCGTTCGCTGGCTACTACCTCGGGCTCGCGAAGTTCAACCCCGACCGCTCCGGCCCCATCGTCGTGAAGGGACTGCTCATCGCCTCGCTCATCCACGCCACGTACAACTCGCTGGTGAGCATCGTCCCCGGTGTCGCCAACGCCCTGTTCGGCGTCGCCCCCATCGTGGCGTTCTTCGGGTTCGTCGTCGTCTTCGACGGCGTGTTCGGCTACATCCTCTACCGGAAACTGAAGCGGTACGCGGCGGCCTACCACGCCAGCCGTGGCGACGAGATCGACGAGGCCACCTTCTCGCCCGAGGTGGCCGAGTTCGACGGCTGA
- a CDS encoding aminopeptidase, which translates to MDPRVHEHAEVLVDWSARIEAGDDVVLSVDEGAHDLAVAVAEKLGERGANLVTTYSSGEVSRAYLNAHDDEFESDPEYELALYEGADSVLSLSGSRNTTAMADVPGETLQTAGKAKRKIREARLDTRWVSTLHPTRAAAQQASMSYEAYCDFVYDAVLRDWETLADEMANMKDILDAGSEVRLVKEDTDLTMSIEDRVAVNSAASVDYDSHNLPSGEVFTAPDATEGTVYFDVPMTINSRRVRDVHLTFEDGEVVEFSADQGEDALSDVLDTDEGARRLGELGIGMNRGIDRFTDNILFDEKMGDTVHLAVGRAYDSNFPPGHEDEANDSAVHVDMITDVSEDARIEVDGEVVQRDGVFRWEDGFGG; encoded by the coding sequence ATGGACCCACGCGTACACGAGCACGCCGAGGTACTGGTCGACTGGAGCGCACGCATCGAGGCGGGCGACGACGTCGTCCTCTCGGTCGACGAGGGCGCCCACGACCTCGCGGTCGCCGTCGCCGAGAAACTCGGCGAACGGGGCGCGAACCTCGTCACGACGTACAGCTCCGGGGAGGTCTCGCGAGCCTACCTGAACGCTCACGACGACGAGTTCGAGTCCGACCCGGAGTACGAACTCGCACTGTACGAGGGGGCCGACAGCGTCCTCTCGCTGTCGGGGTCGCGCAACACCACCGCGATGGCCGACGTCCCCGGCGAGACCCTGCAGACGGCCGGGAAGGCCAAGCGGAAGATCCGGGAGGCCCGACTCGACACGAGGTGGGTCAGCACGCTCCACCCCACCCGTGCCGCGGCCCAGCAGGCGAGCATGTCCTACGAGGCCTACTGCGACTTCGTCTACGACGCCGTCCTCCGTGACTGGGAGACGCTGGCCGACGAGATGGCGAACATGAAGGACATCCTCGACGCCGGCAGCGAGGTCCGCCTCGTCAAGGAGGACACCGACCTCACGATGTCCATCGAGGACCGGGTCGCCGTCAACTCCGCCGCGAGCGTGGACTACGACTCGCACAACCTCCCCTCCGGCGAGGTGTTCACGGCCCCCGACGCCACCGAGGGGACGGTCTACTTCGACGTCCCGATGACCATCAACTCCCGGCGGGTCCGGGACGTCCACCTCACGTTCGAGGACGGCGAGGTCGTCGAGTTCAGCGCCGACCAGGGCGAGGACGCCCTCTCGGACGTGCTCGACACCGACGAGGGCGCCCGCCGGCTGGGCGAGCTCGGCATCGGGATGAACCGCGGCATCGACCGCTTCACCGACAACATCCTGTTCGACGAGAAGATGGGCGACACCGTCCACCTCGCGGTCGGTCGGGCCTACGACTCGAACTTCCCGCCGGGCCACGAGGACGAGGCGAACGACTCGGCCGTCCACGTCGACATGATCACCGACGTGAGCGAGGACGCCCGTATCGAGGTGGACGGCGAGGTGGTCCAGCGGGACGGGGTCTTCAGGTGGGAAGACGGGTTCGGGGGGTAG
- a CDS encoding lipoate--protein ligase family protein — translation MRVIRGRAASVEADRAVTRALADDVRETGEAVVRVWTPHRQVAFGRRDARAEGYERAKRAAEARGFPPYERSVGGRAVAYTGHTLAFVRVEPVADLRKGTDERYDRIVRELRGAFAQLGVDAYEGEPTDAFCPGAHSLSVEGAGKVVGVAQRVAKGAAQVAGIAVVRDHAEVAEVLESVYEALDVPFDASTVGSVAAAGGPPDSETVGRAVESALVGDRESSVEELR, via the coding sequence ATGCGCGTGATCCGGGGCCGGGCGGCGAGCGTCGAGGCGGACCGTGCGGTCACCCGGGCGCTCGCCGACGACGTCCGCGAGACCGGGGAGGCCGTCGTCCGGGTCTGGACGCCCCACCGGCAGGTGGCGTTCGGCCGGCGAGACGCCCGCGCCGAGGGGTACGAGCGAGCGAAGCGGGCCGCCGAGGCGCGCGGCTTCCCACCCTACGAGCGCTCCGTCGGGGGCAGAGCGGTCGCCTACACCGGCCACACGCTGGCGTTCGTCCGCGTCGAACCCGTCGCCGACCTCCGGAAGGGGACCGACGAGCGCTACGACCGCATCGTCCGGGAGTTACGGGGGGCGTTCGCCCAGCTGGGGGTCGACGCCTACGAGGGCGAACCGACCGACGCGTTCTGTCCCGGCGCCCACTCGCTGTCGGTCGAGGGGGCCGGGAAGGTCGTGGGTGTCGCCCAGCGGGTGGCGAAGGGGGCCGCACAGGTGGCCGGCATCGCCGTCGTCCGCGACCACGCCGAGGTCGCCGAGGTCCTCGAGTCGGTGTACGAGGCGCTGGACGTGCCGTTCGACGCGTCGACGGTCGGGAGCGTCGCGGCGGCGGGTGGTCCCCCGGACTCGGAGACGGTCGGACGGGCGGTGGAGTCGGCGCTCGTCGGGGACCGCGAGTCGAGCGTCGAGGAGCTGCGTTAG
- a CDS encoding DUF7533 family protein — MSSITGLFGLAITLAFALPVALLGLQFLGDGNTTVGAGFLAIAALMVLINEYVASPGDLPGMLAGKVVGTVAKDPEAETDEE; from the coding sequence GTGAGCAGTATCACGGGCCTGTTCGGCCTCGCCATCACGCTGGCGTTCGCCCTCCCCGTCGCCCTGCTGGGCCTGCAGTTCCTCGGCGACGGGAACACGACCGTCGGCGCCGGCTTCCTCGCTATCGCGGCGCTGATGGTGCTCATCAACGAGTACGTGGCGTCGCCCGGCGACCTGCCGGGGATGCTGGCGGGGAAGGTGGTCGGGACGGTGGCCAAGGACCCGGAGGCCGAGACCGACGAGGAGTAG
- a CDS encoding CPBP family intramembrane glutamic endopeptidase — protein sequence MSPETGIEGGTVVTDVRESSVTGHWRVFGVFVVGTLAFSWGLWTLLLFAVVPSSATVPLIMLGGFGPFVGALLALRLTGRSVRTWLRSNLHYRIPVRWYVLAVLLPPLLIVVSSVVYVTAFGGTYALDELVPVWTFGLGLVLTFFLGGGQEELGWRGFAQPALQDGVSALGASLLVGVVWFVWHVPLFFVPGSSQAGVPMLPYAAGVLATAVVLGWLYNATGSLLVPWLYHASVNPAATYFLAGVEVLRTPAGYGTYAVLVGLVAVALVVHYGSTDLAARARVRLADLT from the coding sequence ATGAGCCCCGAGACCGGCATCGAGGGTGGAACGGTCGTCACCGACGTGCGCGAGTCGTCGGTGACGGGACACTGGCGAGTGTTCGGCGTCTTCGTCGTCGGGACGCTCGCGTTCTCGTGGGGGCTGTGGACCCTGTTACTGTTCGCGGTGGTCCCGTCGTCGGCGACGGTGCCGCTCATCATGCTCGGCGGGTTCGGCCCGTTCGTCGGCGCCCTGCTCGCCCTGCGGCTGACGGGGCGCAGCGTCCGGACGTGGCTCCGCTCGAACCTCCACTACCGTATCCCCGTGCGCTGGTACGTCCTCGCCGTGCTCCTGCCGCCGCTGCTCATCGTCGTCTCGAGCGTCGTCTACGTCACCGCCTTCGGTGGGACCTACGCGCTCGACGAACTCGTCCCCGTGTGGACGTTCGGTCTCGGCCTCGTACTGACGTTCTTCCTCGGTGGCGGGCAGGAGGAACTCGGGTGGCGTGGGTTCGCCCAGCCAGCCCTCCAGGACGGCGTCTCCGCGCTCGGCGCCAGCCTGCTCGTCGGCGTCGTCTGGTTCGTCTGGCACGTCCCCCTGTTCTTCGTACCGGGGAGTTCGCAGGCCGGCGTGCCGATGCTCCCGTACGCGGCCGGCGTGCTCGCCACCGCGGTGGTGCTGGGCTGGCTCTACAACGCCACCGGGAGCCTGCTGGTCCCGTGGCTCTACCACGCCAGCGTCAACCCCGCCGCCACGTACTTCCTCGCCGGCGTCGAGGTGCTGCGGACCCCCGCCGGCTACGGTACCTACGCCGTGCTGGTCGGGCTCGTGGCCGTCGCCCTCGTCGTCCACTACGGGTCGACCGACCTCGCGGCCCGCGCCCGGGTCCGGCTCGCCGACCTGACCTGA